TTGTTTTCATTCCCtttcttaaattaaattattcatcaTTTCCCAATCAAATCCACATGCTCAGATACACCAACATGATCATCTCAATCCCTTTTGCATTGCAAGTTTTATCTACAAGATTTATGGACCGTGTTAAATGTTGCTTGCAAGTTGGAAAGTTCTCCctaaattttattatcttttgCTTGTCATACTAGACTTCCATAAAATTGGACCGTGGAGAAGTTATGAATAGTTGCTGATCTCTCATTTTCCAATAACTTTTTCTATGTTTTGtttgttgtcaaataaagatatgTTTGTAGTTGAAGAAATAGAAAAtggattataaaaatattaagtcAACTAGCAAAACCCACTTTAAGAAAAGGAAAAACcacaagaaaataaattttaataatattaattcattCAGTGCAATCAATCTAACatcacacatatataaaatatagaaaagatAAACAAGAATGCaatacttataaaatatatatttaaaaataagtcCACGAgcattatttaaatttttcgaCATTTATACCATCCTAATTTTCTCCATAATCCTTCCCAACTCAGAGTTTATCCTCTATTGCGACTATCGGTGATTTTCGTGTCAATTTCACCCATTTTTTACTTCACAAAAAACTGAATTTCAATTTGTTAGACACCGtgttgattaatatttattgaagtttaaaataaattaccaaATAaggtatttataaaaaaaatacaaatatatttaataataataataatattttatttaaattatatttctttatatgtaaaatatgttaattaaatatacataaaaaagtttttttagaGCCTTCAATAATTTGTTATATCTAAATATacatgaagaagaaaaaattagcCTAAATATTCTATGccatgaatattttttttttgttcttttttgtgGTTGATTGATTgttttacataaaatatttNNNNNNNNNNNNNNNNNNNNNNNNNNNNNNNNNNNNNNNNNNNNNNNNNNNNNNNNNNNNNNNNNNNNNNNNNNNNNNNNNNNNNNNNNNNNNNNNNNNNNNNNNNNNNNNNNATATGTCATATTCTATACAAAATGTTTATGAAATATAGATCAATTGACAAAcattaatattgttaaattaaaaattatattttagatttaaactcaaaattttatattttatatatgtaaatTTGAAATAGTattcattatataaaaaatattctatacAAAGTCAACCTAACAATCAATcaaccaaaaaaacaaaatattattcaatcaCCCaacactaataaaataaataaatgctaTAACAACTATAGTTTATTTCAATAACATTATGTTAAATGCTCTTCGAAAATGGTGAAAACCACTTGGAAATAGTACTatgtcaatttttattgaacatTGGATAGTAgtttaatagtaaaataatagttaatagTAGTAAATCTTAAAATTGACTTATTCTTATATAAAAAATCTCCAgacatttttttatacatagaATGAGAGGGAGTATcatttattaagattttttatttttatttgtttttgaactCTTAAAAATATCAACACATAATTGATCATAACTGAACACATGTCTAATATTTGTTGTTTGATTGTCATGATATATGAGGgagttaaagaaaaatatcttGTGATTgaaatagaatattttattttatttttgactcGTTGAGATAAAGAAATAGACATTTAAAGAATATAGAATATATTTCCAATGTTGTTTTTCAGTCATGATCTTTGCTTCAATTTGTTACAATTACTCCATACCCTTCCCCGATTTCCTCACAACAGTCTGAAAAGCGTAGAAGTAGacttgtttcaattttttcaaaaaagaaggTACTTACCACTTAGTAGATAGTTCAAAGTTGTGCATTGATATTTAACAGTACAAAACAATTTTATATGTTcatctattataattattcaaagcgttttatttaaaattaattggaaaaataagtgacagataataatttttttttaggaaCTGTCTATAATGCCGTTGTTCTTGCTGAAGAGCGAACTACATCATTTGTTAAGTGTTTAATAAACAGTACCATGTTCAGAGACGTGGTCAGGATGCTCGTGTAGACAATTTATAATCTCTAACTAGCTAACTCAAAGAATATGACACGTTGGAGACTCAAGTCTATCACCTAATGAATAGCATAAAGAAGACTTGTAGCTTCTCCTTTAAGATTAGATTAACGATAAACAACTCAAATTGTTTTTCCAGATCAGCATTAGATTTATAAAAATGTGTGAGGAGACTGTATTATGAGATCTAGTTTTCACAACTTCAATATATTTATTCGCTGTAATCCAATCACAAAGAGCATTATGTCCTCTTTCTCTAATTTGATGAGAGACAAAATATTCAAATCtcaatatttttcatttcttacGCGTTAAATACTCCAAAGAGTTTTCATTCCTTGCACGTTAAATACTCCAGAGAGTTGAgacaataatattaattcattCCAATGTAAAAGagtaaaacaatattatttaaaagaataggCTATACATATGGGTAAATATAAACCCAACACCCGCCAACATTGCACGGTAATTGAACACGTAATAAAGTGACACATATGATTATTCAATTTTAAGAAGTTATTTATGTGTTGTTCTGAGAAGTTATTATTGGTTTTGTGGATCTTCAAAAACAATCCCAACTTGGGCCGTAAAAGAATCCTCGTACTACACTAACACCCTATGACGTGACAAAATCACTCACTCCCCTTGCTTTTCATGAGGCAGTGTCGTGTCGCGTTTCATTTTCAAGGACAACTAAAACATGGACGTTCGCGACATGGCATACCGTTACTTGACCCAACTAACCCACACTTCAGCCACCAAAACCCTAGCACGTGCCATCCACGCACACATCATCACCTCCGGTTTCACACCAAACACTTTCATCCTAAACCGTCTCATCAACATCTACTGCAAATCCTCCAACATCACTTACGCACGTAAACTGTTCGACAAAATTCCCAAACCAGACATAGTCGCAAGAACCACCCTTCTCTCTGCATATTCCTCCTCTGGTAACATCAAACTCGCCCAAGAACTATTCAACACCACACCACTCACCATCCACGACACCGTCAGTTACAATGCCATGATCACCGCTTACTCTCGCGGTAACGATGGCCACGCTGCTCTTAAACTCTTCCTCCAAATGAAAAGACTGAGCTTTTTACCTGATCCTTTTACATTCTCCAGTGTGTTTTCCGCTCTTTCCTCTATAGCTGATGAGGAATGGCATTGTCAAATGCTACATTGTGAGGCTATCAAATGGGGAGCATTGTTGATACCTTCTGTTTTGAATGCACTTTTGAGTTGCTACGTTTGTTGCGCTTCTTCGCCTTTGGTGGACACATCGAAGTTGATGGCTTCAGCTAGGAAGGTTTTTGATGAGGTGCCTAAAAATCAGGTATATGAACCCTCATGGACTACCATGATTGCTGGTTATGTGAGGAATGATGATCTTGATGCAGCGCGCGAGCTTCTTGATGGAATGACTTACCCGATTGATGTTGCTTGGAATGCCATGATTTCTGGTTATGTTCGCCGTGGTTTGTATGAAGAGGCGTTTGGCATGTTTAGGAGAATGCATTCCATGGGAATTCAGGAGGATGAGTACACTTACACTAGTTTGATTAGTGCTTGTGCTTCTTGTAATGTGAGGATGGGGATGTTTAACTGTGGAAGGCAGGTGCATGGTTATGTTCTCAGGACAGTGGTCGAGCCATCGGAGCGCTTTATTATGTCTGTTAACAATGCTTTGATTACTTTTTATACTAAGTATGATAGAATGGTAGAGGCGAGGAGAGTCTTTGACAAAATGCCTGTAAGAGATATTGTTTCCTGGAATGCTGTTTTGTCTGGGTGTATCAACGCCAGGCGCATTGAGGAAGCTAATTCTATTTTCAGGGAGATGCCGGAGAGGAACGTGCTAACTTGGACTGTGATGATATCTGGTTTGGCGCAGAATGGTTTTGGAGAAGAAGGTTTGAAGCTGTTTAACCAGATGAAGTCGGAGGGACTAGAACCCTGTGATTATGCTTATGCTGGGGCAATTACATCTTGTGCTGTTCTTGGATCGTTGGACAATGGACAACAAATTCATTCTCAGGTGATTCGATTGGGTCATGACTCGGGACTCTCTGCTGGCAATGCACTGATTACCATGTATGCGAGATGTGGTGTTGTCGAATCTGCTGAATCTGTGTTTCTCACAATGCCTTATGTGGACCCAATATCTTGGAATGCCATGATTGCAGCTCTTGCACAACACGGACATGGTGTCCAAGCCATTGAGCTTTTTGAACAGATGTTGAAGGAAGATATATTGCCTGATAGGATAACTTTTCTCACAATTCTTACTGCTTGCAACCATGCTGGCTTGGTCAAAGAGGGTCGCCATTATTTTGATACAATGTGTACTCGTTATGGTATTACCCCAGGAGAGGATCATTATGCTCGTTTGATTGATTTGTTATGCCGTGCGGGTATGTTCTTAGAAGCAAAGAGTGTAATCAAATCAATGCCTTTCGAGGCCGGTGCGCCAATTTGGGAAGCTCTTCTTGCTGGTTGTCGGATTCACGGTAACATTGAATTGGGTATTCAAGCTGCTGACCGACTCCTTGAGCTTATTCCACAACAAGATGGAACCTACGTAATCCTTTCCAATATGTATGCTGCTTTAGGTCAATGGGATGAAGTGGCCAGGGTGAGATTATTGATGAGGGAACGAGGAGTGAAAAAAGAACCTGGTTGTAGTTGGGTTGAGGTTGAAAATATGGTTCATGTCTTTTTGGTTGATGATGCTAGGCACCCTGAGGTGCAAGCTGTGTACACATATCTGGAGCAACTGGTACATGAAATGAGGAAATTAGGGTATGTCCCTGATACAAAGTTTGTATTACATGATATGGAATCTGAGCATAAAGAAAATGCCTTGTCTACCCATAGCGAAAAGCTTGCTGTTGTTTATGGAATTATGAAGCTTCCTTTAGGAGCTACAATTCGGGTTTTCAAAAACTTAAGAATATGTGGAGACTGCCATAATGCATTCAAGTTTATTTCCAAAGTAGTGGCGCGAGAGATAGTTGTGAGAGATAGGAAAAGGTTTCATCATTTTAGAAATGGCGAATGTTCATGTGGCAATTACTGGTAGGTAGAGGTTCTGTTTATTGATTATCATCAAGGGTTAATTTCAATAGGGATCAAAGAATTTAGAATATATGAAATGGAGCTTGGAGCTTTGGTAATCAGAAATTCAAAATCGAGACAAATAATGGCCCCAAAATGATCTCCAAAAGGTTGATCTATGCCAATggtaatatgaatattttttaccCCTTACTTCTTTTTGTCTCtatgattatatttattttttcttttgctaAACTGAATGGCACATCTTTTTTGTCACTATTGTTTGCAGGACATGCCAAAGCCATTGAAAGGATGTCAACGGTCCTCTGTTTTTGCGGTTGACAGGTCGGAAATCTTTCTTCTGGCCTTCTCCTATTGCACCCCTTTTGCATGTGAATGCTAAAGTTGATTATTTCTATTTCAAGTAACTGGGAATGTAGATAGTGAGAGAAACCAATTAATTGTTTGTATTGCAACTCTATAGCAAATGCCATGTCATATGTGCTATCATTGTTACTCCagtttcctttatttttctGTCACAGGTTTTGGTTCATATGTTTGTATGCATCGTCAGGTACAGCGATTCAACACAGTATCATCTGGTTGGTAGCTGTAGTTTTGTTGCATGCCATCTTGGCTGTCATGACTTTGGCAAGCTGGAAAGAGCAGTGAGGCAGTGCCAATGTCGAAGCTACTTTGTTATGAAAAAGGTACATAATTTTGTGACCTGTCATTGGCTTTCTGTTCAGTGCTCATCAATGTGAAAGTGTCTGGGAAGCTTTAGCTAGACTCTCTGTTAGCATGACTTTCTGCAAAGGGAAAGTGAGATTATTAATCCTACAATATTTACTGAAGTTTATGTGAATTGAAACTTCAATTCACAAAAAGCTAAAGGTGGATTTGTTGTTGcctgataattttataaagaagcTCACTTTAGAGGAGCTTTTTCAAACCAACATGTGGACTATCCAATATGTTGTCGATCCTAATCGAACTATCTGAGGGTGCACAAACAAGAAAAGAAGCATTCTTTATGGAGGACTACTTATATTGTTATTGTGTTTCCAAAGTTGGAGGCTTTGAATCAAAAACAGCAGTGAGAACATCCTGATTGCACACATATGCTTCTTTTCAAAAGTGCTAGACATTGGTGCCAAAGTAATGACCTTCACAGTGTCTCCTTCTGAACGAGTTACTGGGTTCTGCTGTTTTTTGGGGCTACCCCAAGAACctgatataaatttaataaattagtatcaTATTTATCTTATCATACATGAAGTGAAAATCATAGATATATCATATATCTATCTCTATAACACGTAAAATTGAGAATTGGATTTTATACTGTGTCTTGTCAGCAGTGTTAATACCAAAATCtgtaattataacaattttgtGCTTACCTTTGTCTCATGTTCAATGAGTACCTCttcattaacttttttatattcatAGTCAATGatcaaatagaaagaaaaataaataatccaCATAATCTTTTATTGGGATATCAATAATTGGCTTAaagcatgttttttttttcaaattgtcATCAATGAAAAAGATTTACTGAAGAATATGAGATAGTGCtcttttttatcattatatattTAGGCCATGGATGCATCCTACTCACTTGATAATGATAGTAAATTAAAACTATGTAAccttttaaattaagaagaaaaatcacAGTTGAATACAGGATTAtccattttgttttttgtttgttgtacTTTATTATGCTTCTTACAAGGGAAGGTAGTATTGAGAAAATCTACTGCATACAAATAAAGCATCTTTCGCTCAAACCAAGACTTTGTTAAAAATGCCTCTTCGCTTCTTTGTATCACTGACCACTTCGGACTGGAAGAGGTCAGATGCTGACagtaattttctaataaaaagttGGACCACTCCAATTAAACTTAAGAATAAatcttcattttgatttttgaaatagtaaagactattatttaatttaaatcaattcttataaaattaacttataaGCAAACTCTCAAATTTGACAGTAGGTGTCCCAACtctatttaaactaaaaaaattaaactaaaaaagaaataatcattttgattttttaaattataaagccttgaatttgcaaaatactaacaatttgtctctcttttttttttttctgctaGCGATTcgtctttaatttaaataaatcattcaATTTATTAATCTTCACAACtatacatgtttttgattttatatatatctagACGATCTTTTTATAAGCATGTAGATAATTGATTAGGTGAAAGAGTGAGATAATAAAtcttaataattcaaaaatattaacttGTATCCATTTTACATGTCTCCATTTCTAAATTGAGACACATGAAATGGATATACCTAGAATTTTGACATATGAAATAGGTACATGTagaatataatatgatatatgtAGAAATTCCACTTGATCCAATTAAATGCAAAATTAAGACATATGAATTGGATACAAGTAAAATTTTGCAATTGATAAAATTGTACAAGTAGAATTTGGTTGATCCAATTTACAATTGCAAAAAATTCTACTAATATTAACATTAGAAAGTCACAGTAAAGTAATAGTTTGATgcaaatataacataataagcGAAAAATTAACTTtacatcataataataataataataataataataataataataataataataataataataatgatgatgatgataattatatttgaaacatataaaatggtaaaataaaatagattaaattaaattagtaaatattattagaaaaattaaaacccataaatgataaattaatataatatcttatactaataaaataaataaataagtaaaaacttataaatggagtttgattcaatttaaaaaaaaaatcaaaaatataaaatccaATCAAAGTGACTTTcattaaaagatatttaaaagcgttatataaattcaattttgtgtggtttttcgattttttatcactttgtaattttaatttgaatctgATCTCGATACTATCATCCTTATATTACTCAAAtagtatttatatattatagtgACATATAGCCCAACAACATTAACATTCCATccacaatttactaaaaacaaCTCTAATCTAGATGcttaattaatttcttaataGCAAGTAACGATTGTCTATTATTTCACCATTGAAGCTAATTTATGTGGTGCAGCAAGTTTGGTTAAGTTTAATGACAAGGAAAAGTTGGTTAGCATTAGTTATTACTTACTCAATCTCAACCAAAATAAGAAAGAGTTGGAAAGAAGTATATAGACTAGAGTCGCTAAAAAAATTCGTAGTTGGAATACAAATTGATGATTTATATAAATGTGATATGACATACTAACTAGGGTCACTTAATGATGAGATAAATGTGATATGAGATACTTAAAAGTGTCCCTCTAAGAAGTAGGGATCTATCTATAACTccattacaaatatttttttatataaaaaaccacatattttaaaatggtGGTGATACATACTTGAATCTTTATGAACATTTATACATCCAACACATTAATAATGTAACTCTCTATCTTTTTCTGAGGTGAAGATTCTACCTTTGTAATTGTCGGTAAATATATAAGCCTCATTTCAAAAACacttttatatcaatataaataatttttatagtacTAAATCCatgacttattttttaaaataacaccTTAATTCATTGACCAACTAGTGATGTCATTGGTTTACctaaattattaatcaaaatgCAATTTTGGAAcatcaaaacataaaaataaaaaataaaaaacaaaacaaatttaacACATTGTCTAACACTCCCCatgttcattttaaattatgacTTTTGTAGAAAATTTGTGTTCCTCTTTGtctattattttcaaatttcaatttaatattaattattattttattaataatactcttaattttttattgcaaaaagataaatagataatataaaataataaataattattgacattataaaataatgaaatttattgatttcttTAGTAAGcgtaaataatttcaaaatgacAACTAAAACGAAacataatctttttttatgtGATAAAGGTAGAAATCATATTCATTGAAGATGATTTAAGCTTAGTCTCAAAGATGGGCAAAAAATAGAACACTAGCATTTATGACATTGTTAGGCTTCCTCCTCGATTTGGTCCTAAGACAAAAAACAGAAAATATGCCAAACAACAACATTTTCCAAGAGAAAGcgagagaaaaacaaaaactcacATGCTAAACGATTCCATGTCTTTGTTTATAACAGACTTTTCAGGTTAATGCCACAAACAAGCCCCCAAAATAATGTGCCCACTTTTCCTTCTCCCCTCGGTAATCTACATATTGAGTTTTAACTTCAACTCCTTTATCTGTCATTGTCCATACTTCAACACACAAACCAAAACAATTCACGACTTGTTTCTATTGTCAGTTATTTTTTACAGAATCACTTAACATAAGCTACACTTTTAAACttcaatatttatcaaaattactatTAATCCAAACATACACTGAATTGGAGGGGGAAAGGAAATGGAAGAGTGAAGGAGCTGCAACATGCAACTTTTGAAAAAGTTAAAGTTAGCAAATTGATTTGTGACTCAATAGTATTGAGATGAAGAAAAAGAGAATCATTCACATGGCTAAAGGGATAGgtacaaaattttgattttgatacaAGACATTCATTCCTCTTGGGTATATCCTTTTCCCTTGTactaattcaaaaaaaaattctcacttTCATGAGCTAATTACaccgtttttttttttcacaacaaAATCTTCTTACCTAACTACAAGAATTAATCGTCCCCACATTGAACAGTCCTAGATTCTTTCTCTATCTTCCAAGTCTATTTACCACAAATCTCTTTCATCCAACAAAAGATATATATCAATATCAAGAAACAATCCACCTCAACAAGAATCTTGCCTCCACAGTAAACCATCTTCTAAACTCAATAATCTGTGCAAAGAAAATGACATTGCAAAATGTAGAATAAGCATGAATACAAAGTATAAACTGagtaataaaatgaatttcCATTGCATATAATATAACTAATGTATAACACCTACCTTCACGTTTCTTCACCAAATTCCTAGCAAATAGCAAGCATATAACCAAAAAAGCCACCCCAGCTATACCTCCTAATATTATGGCCACAGTTTTCCCTGTATTTTGACCTGTCATTGCATCATTTAGCCACACATCACTTATTAATAAAACTTTGATACATAGTGAGTACAGTATTTAACAAAGTAGCACCATTGAATTGATgtttcaaaacagaaaaaagAATTATGGAATTGTATTACTACCAAATTGAGCTACTTGTATGTCAAATGAACAAGCACAAAAACTGATttaacacaataataaaaatggaAACTTTCTATTGACTCAGAATTCAAACCATTCTTATCTACTTATTTGTTCAGAAAAATGAAAACTTTGTAATTGACACAAAACTCAAATCATTCTTAtctattggttaaaaaaaaatgaaaactttcTATTGACCCAAAACTCAAATCATtcttatatatttgtttaaaaaaaatgaaaactttcTAATGACCCAAAACTCAAATAATTCGTAtctattggttaaaaaaatgaaaacgtTTTACTGACCCAGAAATCAAATCAATCTTATCTGTTGATTCTGAGTAATGGGACATTAGTCCTTACCAGAAAAAGATGAAGCATAATCAAAAGAAGATGATGCTCCAGATGAAGAGTGTTTCCCTGGAACTCCATTAGGATAATAGTTAAAACTAATGAAACACTTATGCAAATAAACTTGTCCTGAAATAGAACTTCCACATTCAACTTGAGCTCTTTGAACAGCAGATTTCACACACTCCCCACAATCAGAATCACCAACATCACCTTCACACTGA
The genomic region above belongs to Cicer arietinum cultivar CDC Frontier isolate Library 1 chromosome 4, Cicar.CDCFrontier_v2.0, whole genome shotgun sequence and contains:
- the LOC101495768 gene encoding pentatricopeptide repeat-containing protein At1g25360, with translation MDVRDMAYRYLTQLTHTSATKTLARAIHAHIITSGFTPNTFILNRLINIYCKSSNITYARKLFDKIPKPDIVARTTLLSAYSSSGNIKLAQELFNTTPLTIHDTVSYNAMITAYSRGNDGHAALKLFLQMKRLSFLPDPFTFSSVFSALSSIADEEWHCQMLHCEAIKWGALLIPSVLNALLSCYVCCASSPLVDTSKLMASARKVFDEVPKNQVYEPSWTTMIAGYVRNDDLDAARELLDGMTYPIDVAWNAMISGYVRRGLYEEAFGMFRRMHSMGIQEDEYTYTSLISACASCNVRMGMFNCGRQVHGYVLRTVVEPSERFIMSVNNALITFYTKYDRMVEARRVFDKMPVRDIVSWNAVLSGCINARRIEEANSIFREMPERNVLTWTVMISGLAQNGFGEEGLKLFNQMKSEGLEPCDYAYAGAITSCAVLGSLDNGQQIHSQVIRLGHDSGLSAGNALITMYARCGVVESAESVFLTMPYVDPISWNAMIAALAQHGHGVQAIELFEQMLKEDILPDRITFLTILTACNHAGLVKEGRHYFDTMCTRYGITPGEDHYARLIDLLCRAGMFLEAKSVIKSMPFEAGAPIWEALLAGCRIHGNIELGIQAADRLLELIPQQDGTYVILSNMYAALGQWDEVARVRLLMRERGVKKEPGCSWVEVENMVHVFLVDDARHPEVQAVYTYLEQLVHEMRKLGYVPDTKFVLHDMESEHKENALSTHSEKLAVVYGIMKLPLGATIRVFKNLRICGDCHNAFKFISKVVAREIVVRDRKRFHHFRNGECSCGNYW